GGGCCTGTTCGGCGTAAAAGCCCAGGTCGAATTTGACGGAGTCGGTCTGGACCTCGTTTGCGTGATCGAGGGGCAGCCACCACTGGAACCCGAGGTAGTGCACCGCGGGTGCACCGGGGAAGGGATCCCGGTCTTCGGAAGCCGGATCACCGCTCTCGTCGAAGTCTGTCTCCGTGGATCCGTCCCCGTCAAGCGGGATGCCGTGCCCACTGTTCATCTTCTCGAGAACCGTTGCGAGACTGCCCTTGCAGAATACCTGCTCCCCCTCGTCCCGGATGTTGTCACCATCGTCGTACCACAGCCGAACCTGAAGGGCCTCCGCCAGCTCACCGTCGCCGGTGATAATCGTCTCCTCGGGTTCGACAGTGACGGTGGTCGTGTCCGTGTCCGTCTCACCTCGATCGTCGTCGACGGTCAACGCGAAGGTCAGCGTCGCTGGTTCGTCCAGCGGCGGAGCGGTGAACGTCGGCGTCTCGCTGTTCGAACCAGAGAGGGACACCGTCGGGCCGCCAGTCTGTGACCAGGCATAGAGCAGCGCGTCACCGTCCGGATCACTCGACCCGGACCCATCCAGCTGGACAGTCGTTCCTTCTTCGACGGTCTGGCTTGCTCCGGCATCGGCCACGGGCGGGTTGTTTTCAGCCGCCGCGGGTTGCACCGCGATCGAGACCGTGTCGGTGTCGCTCCCGCCGCGCCCGTCCTCGACGGTCAACTCGAAGGTGAGTGTCGTCGATTCCGTCACGTCGGGTGCAGTGAAGGAGGGAGTCGAACTTGACGTGTCCGAAAGTGTCACCGTCGGGCCGCCAGTCTGACTCCAGCTGTAGGTAATGTCGTCGCCATCAGCGTCACTCGATCCAGTGCCGTCGAGATCAACGGACGCACCCTCGTCAACAGTCTGGTTCGGTCCCGCATCCGCGACTGGCGGGTTGTTCGGCCCGGCCTCCTGGAGGCGGCTCTCGAACTCTTCGAGGGATTCGGCCGCCACAAAGGCCGTTTCCAGCGTGGTCGATTCGCCAGGTCCCAGAGCACCGAGGTCGTAGCGAAGGGCCAACCCAACGTCCGCACCCCCCGTGTCGGGGAACTGGGCATCGTCGTTCAACGTGGCGCCGGTGTAGACCTTGTTGTACGTGGAGCTGTAGTAATCCAGGTCGTGAGCTGTCGAAAGCTGGTCGGCGGTGAATCCCAGATAGAGATCGTTGTCGCCGATCACGTTCTGTTCGTTCTGTGTGATGTACTCCAGCCCGCGATCATCGTCACGGACGTAGTTGCCGACTTCGCCGGACGGCGAGCCAATATCGTAATCGACGTACTGGGTCCACTGGAGGTCAGTGATGGTCTCGCTGCCCGATCGGTTCTCGAACTCGTAGTCGACGTCGACAACCGGTTCGTCCGCGCGCAAGGAGACAGTCCGGTGGACTCGAACCGTTGTTCCGCCGAGGTCCATCTCCACGATCCCGGTGTACTCCGTTCCGGGAGAGCCGCTGGCAGGCAAGGAGGTGATGACTGGGCCACCATCAGCCGATGGCGCGACGTTGCCGTCCCCGTCCTGCAACGCGTAGTATTCCAGGTACAGCGTATCGATGCTGTCGTCTGCGCCCGGATCAACGTTCCCGCCAGGAGTTCCCGAGAACGAGTAGAACCAGTCATTGTCCGAGGCCCCACCGTTTGCTTCCGCGCCGCCAGCAGAACCGGAATCGAACTCCCCGACAGTCACCTCGTAGATGCCGTTATCGAGGAGAACGTCCGTCGGAGTGTCGTCCTCGTCCGGGTCGGAACGTTCGGGCTCGGTCAGCCCGTTCTCGGCGTTCTCTAGCAATTCGCCGGTCAGCCAGAGATACGCCGGATTCGAACAGGATGCGAGGTCGAAGGTCACCTCCCCAAAGTCACCCGGCTTTACGTCTTCGAGGGCGATAACCGGGGCCTCGAGGTCCTCGGGGACGTTAGCAAGCAGCCCACAAGGGTTCTGTCCGTCCCCGAGACCGCCCTCGGGGAACTGTTCTATCAGGGTCGCGTCCATGAACTGCTCCTGATCGTCGAAGACGAATTCGATCGGATAGCCGTTTTCCGGTCCTGGCAATGCCAGGTCAGGCTCCTCCGCTGGCCCAGGGCGGTGGACGTACTGGGCCGCAGCAGGCGACCCATCGTAGTAGTGTTCCTTCCAGCTGACCTTCAGATCGAGGTCCCCCGCGACGAGTTGGTTGCCACTGAACTCCTCCTGGTCGCTAAACCAGGCCGATGTTCCCAGTCCCGCCCCCGCTGAGGCGGCACCGATGGTTCCGAGTGCGGCGAGCGCTTTGCGCCGCGAGATTTCGAACGTGTTGGGTTCGTCTTGTGACATTGGTATGGTCTCACCCGGGAGCACAGTCCACGAGTGATTATACCACGATTCGTGAAGCACTACCTTTGCAAAGCGCCGAATTACGGGCATAACGGCTGAATAGCGGAAATCTTCAGAATTAAACGCCGTATTTCGACGCTCGAAGCAAATTGGACGAAACCAAAAAAAAGCCCGCCGAGGGGCAATCGGTAGTTCGGTGCGAATTCGCCTGCTCAGCCCACGATCGGTTCCGTTCCGTTTTCGTCGCTTTCGTTGCCGTTGGACACGTTTTCGTCGACTTCCATCGGCAGTCCCGCCCCCGTCGTTATGGCGGGCCTGTTCGGTGTAGAAGCTCAGATCGGACTCCACGGAGTCGCTCTGAATCTCGTTGCCGTGGTCGACCGGGACCCACCACTCGAAGCCGATGAATGCCGTGTCGGAGTTGGTTAAGGGCTGTCGGCCATCCGACCCGAGGTCGCCATCGAGTTCGGCACCCCATTGACATCCTCCCCGCCCTGAAGGGACGGGGATTCCGCTTGCTATCCGTCACGGAGCGACCCGGTGATGATCTCCGTGTCCGTCTCGGAGTCAAATAGGTTGTTCCCGTCGTCGTCGTAGAACACCGAACCCTGCACGGTGTCGGGTAGCTCAACGGCTGCGTCTTCGAGGCTGTCCCCATCCGCAGTGCTTCCCATCTCGTCGGCCGGCCCGGTCTCGTCCTCGTCCGCTCCTTCGGGCTCGGTGGCACCGTTTTCGGCCCAGTCAACGTTCATCGTGTTCGCCCAGACGTAGCCCGGGTTATCACACAGATGGAGGCTGAAGGTGACCTCCCCGAAGTCCCCCGGCTTCAGATCGCCGATGTCAATGAGGGGTGCCGCGACCGCGTCCGGATCGGGGGTAATTGGCCCCTTACCACCCGCATCAAGTATACGGCGATCGGGGAAGGGGCCAATTTCAGAAGTAAACGAATCGATACCAAAGGACATCCCCATCAATTATAGATCTATGCTACCGAGTAGTGGCCCCGAATTCTGGGGTTGGAACACCGCCAGTCGGAGGTGGGAAGCGTGAGCGTCGTCGATCACGTCCCCGCGATCTCGCGAGGGAACCGCCTGCCCGAACCGGAGATCCACGACGTCCTCAGAAACGAGCGCCGACGGGCAGCGTTGCAGTGTCTCCGTGAGCGCGCCGGCGAGGCCCACATCAACGAATTGACGAACGCGATCGTCCATCGCGAGGCCGGCCCGGAAACCGACACCAAGAGCCTCAAACAGAGTGTGTACAGCTCGTTACACCAGACCCACATTCCGAAACTCGAGGCCGCAGACGTGGTAGCCTACGACGAGGACGCGAACGTCGTTCGGCTGACCACGAACTCCAGAGAGGTCGATCGGTACTTCCGTCTCCGACCGGCCCACGGCATCTCCTGGGGGGAGTACTACCAGCTTTTCGCCGTGACGAGTCTGCTCGTGACACTACTCGTCGAAATTGAAGTCGGTGTCTTCGCCGCGATAGACCCGCTGCCAGTTCTCACCCTCGCGCTCGTGGTTCTGGCGCTCTCGGTCGGGTATCAACTCTGGACCCGACGCTGGATCTACGTCCGAAGTCTCTTCTCCTAGGCCGCCAGTTTGGCTGCCGATGCTCGAAGTTCGAACAGCCGCCGGTTGCAGTCCTCGCACGTTCCAACCACGACTTCGACCGTATCACAGCAGGTTTCGACGGTCTCCTGGCCGAGAGCCACACGCCCGTCACAGTACGGGCACCATTCGAGCCAGAGCCGGAGCCCACCCAGGACGGCCGTCCGTTCATCGAAATTAAACGTCTCCCAACCGTCGTATCGCGCTTCGAGTTCCTGCGCGGCGGCCGCATCAGCGATGAAGACGCCCCGTGAGTCCCACCGGGCGATCTGAACGTCGCCTACTGCGGCAATTACTTTCTCGCCCGTCGAGTCGACGCTGGCCTGGGCAAGCTGTTCGGTTTCGAGCCCACCGATTCGTTCTAACAGGGAATCGTCCGTCGCGCCGCGGAGGTCCTGGACACGGGCCCGCCAGGCCTGCTGGAACTCCGGATCGATGTAAAGATCGCCCTCTCCCTCGTGAAGAGCCCCGGATTCGAGCAGGACGGATTCGATGGCCGGCCCGCGACCATCCGTCGCCTTTGGCTGGTGGCCGAACCACCGGAGCACGTTCGAGGGGAGATATCGTTTGGTAAGTGTCGGTGTCCCGGGAATCAGATACCCTCTGAAGTAAATCGAGAGCAGCCCGATTATGAACACGATGGCGGCAGCCAGTAAATTGGCCGTGGCCACGAGGCCGGTCGCAAGGACCGTCAGGACGAGATTGAGAACGGTACACTTCGAGCAGCGGTTCGCGCCAGTGTATCGCGGGTTCTGATACGGCGAGAGAAGCGCCATTGTATGAGCGAGTACCGCCCGGTCGACCTTTGTAATCGATTCGCTAAACGGTCGGTAGGATCACAGAAACGCGAGGAACTGATCGTTATGGCCCGCCATTCGAATGGATCAAACGGCTCGGCTTCGACATAGGTCATCGTTAACACGGACAGGGAATTGTTTACTAACAAATAGGGGGCCGAATGGCTGGGTAATGCCAACAATTACGTCTCGGGCGATGGACCCGGACACTGCCTTTTCGCTTCTGAGCAACCAGCGGCGACGGCACGTGTTGTGTCTTTTGGCCGAACGGGACGAGGAGGTCGCCCTGAGCGAGATCGCCAGGGAGATCGCCGCGAAGATGAACGACGTCGAGCCGGAGGGCGTCGAGGAGGGAGCCTATCGAAGCGTCTACGTCGCACTGTATCAGAACCACGTCCCGCGGCTGGCCGAGGCCGGAGTACTCGAATACGATGCCGAGGAACGAACGGCCCGGATTGCCAAGAATCAGCGGACCTGGGAGCTGTTGCAGTACGCCGGGGTCGATTGTGAGCAATCGTGGGAGCACGAGTATCTCCTCGCAGCCGTCGCGACCATACTCGCTGCACCGCTCCCGCTTTTCCTTCCGGACGGAATCGTTCAGAAGTGGTGGATGTTTCCCGTTCTCGTGTTGATCGCCGCACTCGCCCTGATCGGTGGCGCACAGTACACTGCCTCGTACAAACCGTCAGTATCGGACTGTCACTCGCTGGTAGAGTCGTAAAATTAGGGCCGCACCGTCCGGTGTGACTGTTCTCCGAGACTAGTCGGCCGTCTCGTTCTGGTAAGCGTTTGTCACGGTTGATTCGGCTGCTGTGGGCTCCGTAGCCGTCAGTTCAGTGGTCGACTCAGTGTCCGTCGAGTCGTCGTCCCCGTCCTCCGCTTCGCTTTCCTCGTTCTCAACATCTTCCGCACCCTCATCGCCCTCGTCGTCCTCGTCACCCTCCTCGTCCGCCGCTTCTGCATCTTCGTCATCGCTCTCGTCGTCCTCGTCACCCTCCTCGTCCGCCGCTTCTGCATCTTCGTCATCGCTCTCGTCGTCCTCGTCACCCTCCTCGTCCGCCGCTTCTGCATCTTCGTCATCGCCCTCGTCGTCCTCGTCACCCTCCTCGTCCGCCGCTTCTGCATCTTCGTCATCGCTCTCGTCGTCTTCGTCACCCTCCTCGTCCGCTGCATCCCCCTCAGTTTCAGCGTCGTCGCTATTCGCCACATCATCGGACTCATTAGCGTCGTCCTCACTGCTTTCGGCGTCGTTACCATCCTCGCCATCTACCTCATCATCTGAATCACTCTCCGTATCGCTCCCGTCCGGTCCCCGATCCGACTCCGGACCGTCTGTCGTGGTGTCGGTGGTCGGCCCGTCAGATTCGTTCTCGGCCGAATCAGGCTCAGTCGGTGTCTCGGTCGACGTATCTTCCACGGGCGTCGGGTCGCTCCCGGTCTCGTTCTCGACGGTCTCGTTCGTGTCGTCAGTCGTTTCAGTTGTCTCGTTACCGCTCTCGACCACATCGTCGGTCCCATTGGCCCCAGGCGTCTCGTCCGTGATGTTGTCGTCAGTGTCGGTGGGGTCGGTGTCTTCGGTCTGGTTCGTGTCCGCGGTTTCATTCACCGGGTCATCGTCTTCGGCCGGGCTGGCACCCGTCCCGTTTGTTTCCGCAGGCGCAGTGGATTCGTTTTCGGTCCCGTCTGCTGGCTGGCTCGAGCTGGACCCGGAGCGATCATTCCGATCGTCGTCGGCACCATCGTCCCCGGACGCGTCGGAATCGGACTGGGAGATCGACCCGGTTTCGTTCTCCTCGGTCTCCGCAGTTCCGTTCGGCCCAGCCGTGGAATTCGTGTCGTTGCTGACGGTGTCATTCGATCCTCCGTCCTGGATTCCCGTGTCTTCGGTTCCACTCTCGTCCGGGCCCTGCACGTCGACGGTCAGGAGCGCGGATTCGTTCATCGCCGACGCGTTTTCCGTGGTGTTGGTCGAGTCGAAGACTCCAAACGGGCTGAACCCGGGGACTGTCGCCTTCAGGACGGCCCGGTCGGACTCGGTCCCCGGGTCGACGACACCCGTCTCCAACAGCGTCCAGGTCCCGTTTTTCATGTGACCGATCAACAGTGTCTCGGGATCCTCGAACCCTGGTGGAAGCTTGACGAACAGGTCATAGCCCCCGTCACTGCGGTTTTCGGCCCAGGTGTCCACCGAGCCGTCGATATTGCGCTGCTGGACGGTCAGGGTTGCGTTCACGCTTTCCTCGTCGCTAAACAGGGCGACCGTCTGGGCCGGGCGATCGTCGAATGCAGCGCTCGCTGCGAACGGGGCCCCGACGAGCGCGATCACGACGATCACCGTGCCACCGATCGAACTCCAGGTAGTAGTCATTGGTTCACCTCCCCATCAGGCTGGGGTTGGGCCGCCGGGTCGCCGGAGTCAGGCTCCTGGTTTGCCGGTTCGGCCTGCACCACCAGCATTGCAGCCAGCAGGATTCCACCAACCAGGGCGCCCACGGCGATCGCCGCGATCACTGGCTCCTGATTCTGATACGCGTAATGGGCCCCGAACCCACCTGCGCCAGCCAGGGCGGCCACGGCGACAAAGATCCACGACTGCGGGGCACTGTAGGTCGGCTGTTCGTCCGACTCGGTTGCCGATTCGGGTTCCCGCTTTTCGGCCTCCTCGCGGCTCAAGGTGATGAACCGCCAGAACTCCGAGACCGCGAGTAGGAAGAGCGGAATCCCGACGAGGAGCAGGAATCCCAGTTGGGTCTGAGCGAACTGGGCGACGTAGCCGATGAACGGGATCACGAACAGGTTATGCCCGTTTCCGGGGATGGAAACCGGGAGTTCCATCACTTTCCCCCGCAGCGTTGAAGCCGGTGTGAGTGCAATATCGGCGTTCTCGTTGTTGTCCCCTTTCGTCTCGAAGACCAGCTCCCCATCCTGTTGCTGAATGTCGATCACGCGGTGGGTCGTCGGGGGACTCGTCTGACTCCCACCGTAGGTGATGACATCACCCACTTCGACAGCCGAGGCCGGCACCGCGTTCACGATGACGACATCTCCCGGGCTGACGGCCGGCTCCATGCTGCCACTCAGCACCACGTAGCTCTGCTCGGCCCCG
This region of Halodesulfurarchaeum sp. HSR-GB genomic DNA includes:
- a CDS encoding PKD domain-containing protein is translated as MSQDEPNTFEISRRKALAALGTIGAASAGAGLGTSAWFSDQEEFSGNQLVAGDLDLKVSWKEHYYDGSPAAAQYVHRPGPAEEPDLALPGPENGYPIEFVFDDQEQFMDATLIEQFPEGGLGDGQNPCGLLANVPEDLEAPVIALEDVKPGDFGEVTFDLASCSNPAYLWLTGELLENAENGLTEPERSDPDEDDTPTDVLLDNGIYEVTVGEFDSGSAGGAEANGGASDNDWFYSFSGTPGGNVDPGADDSIDTLYLEYYALQDGDGNVAPSADGGPVITSLPASGSPGTEYTGIVEMDLGGTTVRVHRTVSLRADEPVVDVDYEFENRSGSETITDLQWTQYVDYDIGSPSGEVGNYVRDDDRGLEYITQNEQNVIGDNDLYLGFTADQLSTAHDLDYYSSTYNKVYTGATLNDDAQFPDTGGADVGLALRYDLGALGPGESTTLETAFVAAESLEEFESRLQEAGPNNPPVADAGPNQTVDEGASVDLDGTGSSDADGDDITYSWSQTGGPTVTLSDTSSSTPSFTAPDVTESTTLTFELTVEDGRGGSDTDTVSIAVQPAAAENNPPVADAGASQTVEEGTTVQLDGSGSSDPDGDALLYAWSQTGGPTVSLSGSNSETPTFTAPPLDEPATLTFALTVDDDRGETDTDTTTVTVEPEETIITGDGELAEALQVRLWYDDGDNIRDEGEQVFCKGSLATVLEKMNSGHGIPLDGDGSTETDFDESGDPASEDRDPFPGAPAVHYLGFQWWLPLDHANEVQTDSVKFDLGFYAEQARHNDGAGLGAADGNGTAE
- a CDS encoding signal peptidase I, which encodes MSESETESADGTEPGRLTRLGAFLRAKLVPSTPREAVHLLALVVLLAIVIPFVIFAIPQVVGAEQSYVVLSGSMEPAVSPGDVVIVNAVPASAVEVGDVITYGGSQTSPPTTHRVIDIQQQDGELVFETKGDNNENADIALTPASTLRGKVMELPVSIPGNGHNLFVIPFIGYVAQFAQTQLGFLLLVGIPLFLLAVSEFWRFITLSREEAEKREPESATESDEQPTYSAPQSWIFVAVAALAGAGGFGAHYAYQNQEPVIAAIAVGALVGGILLAAMLVVQAEPANQEPDSGDPAAQPQPDGEVNQ